One region of Brassica napus cultivar Da-Ae chromosome A10, Da-Ae, whole genome shotgun sequence genomic DNA includes:
- the LOC106372433 gene encoding uncharacterized protein LOC106372433: MYNECSSPSSAARSTRGHRMRSPICCLGANAVVEPEAMIGSRTPKSPYEWLKSTAQELEIRDRCRRVKTRIKVTCRNSNCAHQHHHHHHQRHQSQSYPSVDFSYDPLSYALNFEDDVRAYEDVSFPNFTARLPASPVAKRSATVDLISF, translated from the coding sequence ATGTACAACGAATGCAGTTCCCCCTCTTCCGCCGCCAGATCAACGAGAGGCCACAGAATGCGATCTCCCATCTGCTGCTTAGGAGCCAACGCCGTGGTCGAGCCTGAAGCCATGATCGGATCAAGAACTCCCAAATCTCCTTACGAGTGGCTCAAATCAACCGCGCAGGAGCTCGAGATCAGAGATCGTTGCCGCCGCGTCAAGACGCGCATCAAGGTCACGTGCCGCAACAGCAACTGCGCTCATcaacaccatcatcatcatcatcagaggcACCAGAGCCAGAGCTATCCTTCTGTGGATTTCAGCTACGATCCGTTGAGCTACGCGCTCAATTTCGAGGACGACGTGCGAGCGTACGAGGATGTTTCTTTTCCGAATTTCACGGCGAGGTTGCCGGCGTCTCCGGTGGCGAAAAGATCGGCGACGGTTGATTTGATCTCGTTCTGA